Genomic window (Ruminococcus flavefaciens AE3010):
TGCTCGGCAGCGTTATCTCTTTCAGCGTTGTACAGGCACGGAAACAGGAATCGGGAAGCTGCTCCAAAGTATCGGGAAGCTCCGCGGCGGCAAGCTCTGAACAGCCGCAGAAGCTGCCTTCGCCTATCTCGGCAAGTCCCTCGGGAAGAGCTATGTTCTCCAGAGAATCGCAGGCGTAGAAGCTGTGGTGTCCCAGCTTTGCGAGCGTGCTCGGCAGACTGATGCACTTCAAAGTGCTGCAATTACAGAATGCGTTGTCACGTATCTCAGTAACGGGGTAGCAGCTGATAAATTCGGGGATTTCAAGCTCCGTCGGCTCACCCGTAAAGCCTGTTATGACCGCTTCGCCGTCGATAATGGAATATTTCAGGTCAGTCTTTTCTGCTCCGAAAGCGCTGAAAGCTGCCGCAAAAAATAAAAAAACAGCGGCAATAACGCCGCAAACCGCTCTAAACATTGCGTTCACTCCTTTTAAAGCAAGTATATCAGCCCTGAGACCTTGCGCAAAGAGTTTTTTCTCGACATTTTCCGCTGTTTTTTCTTTTGATTTTTGAGGATTCTCTCTTTCTCGGCAGTCCGAAACAGCTTTTTCTGACGCAAAAAGACGGCTTCTCCCGAAATATTTCCGAGAAAGCCGTCGTAAACGCACGAAGCTGCCGACATACGCCGACAGCTTCGATATCCTCTTTCGATTCCCCATCTATACTTTTCACTCCGATGTTCAGGTATCGGATAAATCAAGTACTTTTCTTGTATACATTATAGCATATTACTCTCAGTAAGTCAAGCACAAATCGGAGATTTTTGCATTATTCCGCTGTTTCAACTAATTTGTGCTCTGCTTTTTAGATATTATAACGAAACAAAAAATAAGCTTTTATACTTCAAGTAAACCGACTGCTGAGTATTACATTTTGCTATCATGCTTTACCGCATTTTTTATCAAAAGAGGGATTGCAGGCATAGAAGTTCTTGGAGTTAAGCTTTTCCTGTGCTATCCTAAGCGCTTCACCACATCATGCAAGATGGCTTAAAATCGCCATTTAATGGTTATTTTTTCACTTGTTGCATATATGACTTTTATCAGCGTATCGACCACTCTGCGCTTGTCATCAAAACTCAGTTCTTCCCACATAGTAAGGTGATTGTCAATCTCATCAACAGGGATTTCATTCTTGCGGCTGAGTTCCTTGATGCGCTCATTTATCTCGTCCTTCCTGACATCAAGAGCATTTATCCTCTCATTTATGTACCGAAACAGAGCATTGTCCGAATCTTTCACCTTTTTGAGAAGCTCCGATATCTCCTTATCTATCACAGCCAGCTCGTTTTCAAGCTGAGTCTGCTCAATATTCGGGACTTCATTCTCCGAAGGAGACAGGTGACGAAACTGCGCCAGCTTTTCTTTCATTTCATTATATACAACGCTTTCGACTTCATTTGTATACAGAGTTCCCGTACCCTTGCAGGTCTTTGAATTGAGCCTGTTAGAACACCTGAGATAACGTCTCCGCCCGCCGTCAAACTCTTTAGCAGTAACTGCATATCCGCATACTCCGCACTTGATCTTACCGCTGAGCCATGTATGTTTGGCTTTCTGCACAGGTATCATCTGCTTCCTGCCCAGACATTTCTCACGGCATCTGAGCCATACAGAAGACTCGATTATTCCTTTGTGAGGTGCAAGCACTATCTGAGTTCCTTCGATCTTAGAAATGTCTTTCCTTTCAGCTTCACGG
Coding sequences:
- a CDS encoding leucine-rich repeat domain-containing protein, which translates into the protein MFRAVCGVIAAVFLFFAAAFSAFGAEKTDLKYSIIDGEAVITGFTGEPTELEIPEFISCYPVTEIRDNAFCNCSTLKCISLPSTLAKLGHHSFYACDSLENIALPEGLAEIGEGSFCGCSELAAAELPDTLEQLPDSCFRACTTLKEITLPSSLKTMGAFCFAGCTDLEMAETGELLESMGDRAFFMCDRLNSFDVPSACTAIGTQALGYTCDGNMELCKRDMVIKGTKGSAAELYAADNGLRFYMSENAADGNGSKAAFLGLTVFLILTLLLLRIVLTDWSDQKLK